gatatttatctCACCGTTATGAGTTCaaacttaattattttataccaaaattcatcatatctacatatatatttttgcagctattttgtgaaataaatcctataattggaacttatttacaatacGTACcactggattttaatgtttgtttttgataattagaaaaaaaatcttcaaattaaatatttgacatttaacaatcttccctaaatctctccacattaactacacgattagttactaaaataaaacttccaaaatatttaatatcatttaattactacaaaataaatggtttttttacgggacggatTGGTGGGACGGGTTTgacaggacgttacttaataacaattgtaaactataaaataaaaatattttatagatagatacaatttgcaaactttatgtatactaactttagaaaataaattgtttccgcggtgtaccgcgggttaaaatctagttgttttctttataaatagaAACTTGAATCATTTGATTATGACACCAAAACCGATTTATTGCTGgtatcctcttttttttcctttttaattaagtGGGAATGCTTTGTTGGATGAGTTATTTGATATTATCTTGAAGTTCTATCATAACTAATTATGTATGGATAAATGAGTTTTGGAAGATAAAAGTAAGAGTTGTAATAATATATTGATATAACTTaccaaagaaataaataatatattaatacaattgttttgttaacatataacatataaattaaattttaaaaatttatgaattttccaatcaaattataacatatcattttagtttatattattactgtatttatataattgtattatatttcattttaaaaaaatatatcccAACATTTTAAGGAGAAGATATAATTTGGTGGACCAATCATATGTAATTTAATGGaagagattttaatttttcgaAATGGAAACAAATTTGAGTTTTCTATAAACTTTTTGAGTAATCTGGATCCCGGTTTAGAAATGATCTggtaaaatggtaaaatatcTGTAAATAATTTCCTAtttctaataaatattttgaaatcacTTTTTTGATacaaaagtattttaaaatattataatccAGCTTCTAGAAACTCAAGAACAcatcaaaagttttgttaaaaagataAACTTCTCGTGCAAACGGTTTTTCGACTAGTTctaaacaaagagaaagagaaatagaaagagagaactaTTCTTTGTGAGCTGTGCTGTCCCAAGAATCAAGGGCTCTCCAGATTTTACTCTTACACAAACCATATCTCTCCTcattattttttccatttttctttttcacaatctttcttttctatatttttcccCCGCATTTTCCGTTTTCGTCTAACAATCCTCTCTTGtagtgagagagaaaaaaaatcccaaattttTGGGCTCTTGAATCGTAACTCTCATGtgtgtttgttatttttgttgttttttcttcaaagagTTACAatctttttagggtttagaagAAACCATTTCGGTTTCTTGCTTCAAAAACTTAGCATTCTATTGAATCTCTCCGGGTAATAGACCTGAAGATTCCTGGGTTTTGATGCTTAGGGATCaatcatgatatatataaagatttgtgtttttttacgTAAGACCATGTGTTAAATCATTGTTATAACGTTAGTAGATTGTGGAACAAGGACTATTATTATGGGCTGCATTTGCTCAAAAGGAGCagcagaagatgaagaggGTGTTGTTTATCATCGTGAGAAAGCAAATGAATATTGGAACAAATCTTCTTCTGTTCAATTGATTGCTCCTCTGCCTTCGAATAAAGACGATTTTTCGCATAAAGCCGTTGATGGAAGCTCTGGTGGTGGAAGAAGAGCGAGTGGTCTTATTGTTCCTATTGATGATAGTCATGATGGTAAGACGGTTATTGTAGAGAGACCTTCAAGGTctcaaagaggaagaagagtttcGGATAATGGCAAAGGAGGAGGATTGATTATTTCGAATGTTCCGCGTAGCGCAGAAGCAGAGCTTATTGCAGCTGGTTGGCCTTATTGGTTAACCTCTGTTGCTGGTGAAGCTATTAAAGGTTGGGTTCCGCGACGTGCTGATTCCTTTGAGAAGCTTGACAAAGTTAGTCTCTTTCAATCTCATTTGTCTTGAATCATACATTGGATTGGTTTAGTGGACTGTAATGTTGTGAACATTGTATTTGCAGATTGGGCAAGGGACTTATAGCATTGTGTATAAGGCAAGGGATCTTGAGACAGGCAAAATCGTGGCAATGAAGAAGGTGAGGTTTGCTAATATGGATCCTGAAAGTGTAAGGTTCATGGCTAGAGAAATCAACATTTTACGAAAACTCGACCATCCAAATGTTATGAAGCTTCAGTGTCTTGTCACTTCAAAGCTATCAGGTAGCTTGCACCTTGTATTTGAGTACATGGAGCATGATCTTTCAGGCTTGGCTCTTAGGCCTGGTGTCAAATTCACTGAACCACAGGTATTTTCAAAAAGCTTAAATAACCTTGTTGTGTTCTCTGGCCAATCAATAAACTCACTAGTTGTTTTGTGTTCAGATCAAGTGTTTTATGAAACAACTTCTTTGTGGACTTGAGCATTGTCATAGCCGTGGAATCCTTCACCGTGACATCAAGGGTTCAAATCTTTTGGTAAACAATGATGGAGTTCTTAAGATCGGAGATTTCGGTCTGGCGAGTTTTTATAAACCAGATCAAGATCAACCACTGACTAGCCGTGTAGTCACCTTGTGGTATAGAGCTCCTGAGCTTCTACTTGGATCTACAGAGTATGGACCCGCCATTGATCTCTGGAGCGTTGGTTGCATTCTCGCTGAACTCTTTGTATGTAAACCAATCATGCCGGGAAGAACAGAGGTGAGTTTTCTAATCAATACTGCTTCAGCCTATAGTGTTCCATTGATTTCAACTGattttcatattcaaaatataattcttCAAGGTCGAGCAAATGCACAAGATCTTTAAACTGTGTGGTTCACCATCTGAAGAGTTCTGGAATACGACAAAGTTCCCACAGGCGACAAGTTACAAACCGCAACATCCTTATAAGCGTGTCCTTCTAGAGACGTTCAAGAatctatcatcttcttctctagatCTTCTTGACAAGCTTCTATCTGTAGAACCAGAGAAACGATGCTCAGCTTCTTCGACTCTACTGAGTGAGGTAGTAgccttgtttttctttattaacaTTCTTGATTCGGTCTCCCGAAGAATACTGATAAATGATTGTCTCATTTACCTCTTCAGTTTTTTACAACGGAGCCTCTCCCTTGTCACATATCAAGTTTGCCTAAGTATCCACCAAGCAAGGAACTCGATGCAAAGGTTCGAGACGAAGAAGCTAAAAGGTGCGTATGCTAAGAGAGCGTATATTCGTCTGCCAATGATGCACGCGAGATTCCTAAACaaacttttcattttgaaaatttcaggAAAAAAGCTGAAGCTGTGAAGTGGCGTGGACATGAATCTGTGAGAAGAGGGTTAAGAGACTCCAAGGTAACACCAGAGTTCATTGCTTCAGGAAATTCAAATGTCTCACTCACTACCCCGTcgttcaagaaagaaaagcgCTTTACGGATACCAATTCAGTGATCCATCCAAGCTCTAGGAGCAATGTAGGTGAGGTGAAGCCAAGCCGATCCAACAACGTACCTGCTACAATGGGAGACTACTTAGCTAGTTCTTCGCAAAAGGAGAATATCGTTTCAAGAGCACCCGCAACGGTAACTAACTCATTaactcttcctttttcttcattaagATAATGGACACTGAGATGTTTACTTAATATTGTTTCAGACATACATGCGAAAGAAGAACAGAATGCACTATTCAGGTCCACTGATGCCTCCTGGTGGTAACATTGAAGACATGATGAAAGAGCACGAGAGACGAATCCAAGAAGCTGTACGCAAGTCCCGCCTTGAGAAATCTGCtacaaagaagaacaaagatatCTCAGTCAAAGCATGTGCTTAGTGAAACatgaaacaagagaaacaaaatcaacaccTGCACATGGTCTTTGTACATGGCCACCACCTCTGTTTCGTGCTctgctcttttcttttggttaggGGAATCAAACACATGTGTATATCTTAGAACAACTGTTTCAATTTATTAGATAGATGTTGTTTAGTTATAAACTGCAGAATACATAATAGGAGTGTGTTTTCACAAAGCAAATCTTTATAAATAGCATAGAAGTGCATTATTCTCACGTACAAGCCAACGAAAGTAAGCTATACAAATCGGCTtaatagagaaaatatatataagttataaaaaaGCCTCAAGTTCTCTTAGAAAACTTCAGATATCCAGCTTAGGTTTTCGGCTAAGCTCGGAGTATTGACCGCCCATTAACTGTAAAATCTCCTCCCACAAGTTTTCCGAAGAAGCTCCGCATATTAAATCCGAGCTGCACGCAGCAACATGCCAGTAATCTGattcaatctcttctctgaGCTGATCTAGCTGCCAACCGGCGTAACCAACAAAGAATCTAAACTCCTGTGGCTTAAGAACTCCCTTCTTTACAAGCACTGCAGCTTCATCCAAACTATTTCGAGTACCAAAGTTAAGCCCCGGCATGACTTCTTCAAACCCAGGTATCTTGGTTTTATCACCagttttcaacaaaaacatgCTTGCTTCAAGAGGACCACCAAAGTACAAAGAACATTCAGAAAACGTAGTAGCGAGCTCGGTTTTCGTTGATTTCATATGCTTGATGTTTTTATGAAGTGGACGGTTGATAACAACACCAAACGGCCCTTCTTGTGGGTGTCTAGTACCTGCTCTAAGAAGAAGCACAACAGTTCTCGCAAATGTTCTATAACCATCTAGCTTCTCTGTAGCAACTAGAACACAACCAGTCTCAGGAAACGGAATCGGATGTGCCCATTTCAAACCTATAGGTTCCGATTCATGACCCTCAGCTTCCGCCTTTTCTTCCTGTTACATCATTCAAAGCGTAAACCTTattgagtatatatatgtagttctTCAATAACAATGCCAAACTTATTACCTGCTCTTTCATAAACAAGTT
This sequence is a window from Arabidopsis thaliana chromosome 1 sequence. Protein-coding genes within it:
- a CDS encoding electron transporter, putative (DUF179) (Protein of unknown function (DUF179); LOCATED IN: chloroplast thylakoid lumen, chloroplast; EXPRESSED IN: 23 plant structures; EXPRESSED DURING: 14 growth stages; CONTAINS InterPro DOMAIN/s: Protein of unknown function DUF179 (InterPro:IPR003774); BEST Arabidopsis thaliana protein match is: Protein of unknown function (DUF179) (TAIR:AT3G29240.2); Has 2552 Blast hits to 2552 proteins in 947 species: Archae - 0; Bacteria - 1880; Metazoa - 0; Fungi - 0; Plants - 126; Viruses - 0; Other Eukaryotes - 546 (source: NCBI BLink).), whose product is MDLWTLQLKDVTIRNPIFSSSIPEKSSSFSRKLCELEFRFLNRKVSASPYRSLVVRATSKKSNDDSSSPGDASQENKPSNGNKSGDSAAPKSFGLNTDWREFRANLFMKEQEEKAEAEGHESEPIGLKWAHPIPFPETGCVLVATEKLDGYRTFARTVVLLLRAGTRHPQEGPFGVVINRPLHKNIKHMKSTKTELATTFSECSLYFGGPLEASMFLLKTGDKTKIPGFEEVMPGLNFGTRNSLDEAAVLVKKGVLKPQEFRFFVGYAGWQLDQLREEIESDYWHVAACSSDLICGASSENLWEEILQLMGGQYSELSRKPKLDI
- a CDS encoding Protein kinase superfamily protein (Protein kinase superfamily protein; FUNCTIONS IN: protein serine/threonine kinase activity, protein kinase activity, kinase activity, ATP binding; INVOLVED IN: protein amino acid phosphorylation, N-terminal protein myristoylation; LOCATED IN: cellular_component unknown; EXPRESSED IN: 7 plant structures; EXPRESSED DURING: 6 growth stages; CONTAINS InterPro DOMAIN/s: Protein kinase, ATP binding site (InterPro:IPR017441), Protein kinase, catalytic domain (InterPro:IPR000719), Serine/threonine-protein kinase domain (InterPro:IPR002290), Serine/threonine-protein kinase-like domain (InterPro:IPR017442), Protein kinase-like domain (InterPro:IPR011009), Serine/threonine-protein kinase, active site (InterPro:IPR008271); BEST Arabidopsis thaliana protein match is: Protein kinase superfamily protein (TAIR:AT4G10010.1); Has 124552 Blast hits to 123113 proteins in 4549 species: Archae - 90; Bacteria - 13991; Metazoa - 46983; Fungi - 12898; Plants - 30124; Viruses - 424; Other Eukaryotes - 20042 (source: NCBI BLink).), producing the protein MGCICSKGAAEDEEGVVYHREKANEYWNKSSSVQLIAPLPSNKDDFSHKAVDGSSGGGRRASGLIVPIDDSHDGKTVIVERPSRSQRGRRVSDNGKGGGLIISNVPRSAEAELIAAGWPYWLTSVAGEAIKGWVPRRADSFEKLDKIGQGTYSIVYKARDLETGKIVAMKKVRFANMDPESVRFMAREINILRKLDHPNVMKLQCLVTSKLSGSLHLVFEYMEHDLSGLALRPGVKFTEPQIKCFMKQLLCGLEHCHSRGILHRDIKGSNLLVNNDGVLKIGDFGLASFYKPDQDQPLTSRVVTLWYRAPELLLGSTEYGPAIDLWSVGCILAELFVCKPIMPGRTEVEQMHKIFKLCGSPSEEFWNTTKFPQATSYKPQHPYKRVLLETFKNLSSSSLDLLDKLLSVEPEKRCSASSTLLSEFFTTEPLPCHISSLPKYPPSKELDAKVRDEEAKRKKAEAVKWRGHESVRRGLRDSKVTPEFIASGNSNVSLTTPSFKKEKRFTDTNSVIHPSSRSNVGEVKPSRSNNVPATMGDYLASSSQKENIVSRAPATTYMRKKNRMHYSGPLMPPGGNIEDMMKEHERRIQEAVRKSRLEKSATKKNKDISVKACA